Proteins encoded by one window of Mastacembelus armatus chromosome 23, fMasArm1.2, whole genome shotgun sequence:
- the LOC113142102 gene encoding microtubule-associated protein futsch-like isoform X6, whose amino-acid sequence MQCNLTALKELIGSLENVESFAEMENFSKVILQKYWNGDLDNVHLFASTEYPQIMMKVAATCTKNEDESPVVLTSVSGMTLDELKEKYSSLMTNCSLPPEAYKSPWLNINSNLDNIDKVPGVSWGLKCTMEQDRGDIGQKSHMAVGQDSVPGVTNVSEDFQTKSSSVVSKKIFDPTSTIENQDMNTKNKEGVEAQHCHSTCREVIEHIKLNTSVATSWEGVRKDLVSMCSQTDLKAVRLRNKVKNLQIKHLEEHSVNILKDPQYEDISDDPPNTDEESCFPPCSDYPQYEDISDDENSQMNLAVETPSLKRVREPNNRLSFENEDYGPVQGQAQMETEVISDEEAEKQVSLKTGTLNIAQQSSCPGFVETEDGLEHQAANISNTCGPSSFLMEDDNWVVIPISMSDLTFESEDGIHGDPEKVVLEEKETENKERQDNTSPMHSDLQCPDQKTATKFSVLEVFDTVESFRQAKTEQFCRRSGVASGGMPEMAEEPCISQNRRESYLESDDSCDTEDSCDYSSVSERNYLTVPRQLLRSATLNPEADDSECEKESEHEATNVQKVQNGSSSNFDCTQKAEDLLETKPISKPETVTQEISEKDDLIIIDSSDTDDEIEKHWQKGATRNRRFSSGSKDAESIDIVKDACSNPAYSAKMSKGLIETNDGCENVQHETSQQNISQKESVVILDSDTEDECAQKYRKTGVSSGVSSGSVGGGSARKCGHLNEVKGCSEHVQQKANKQTSSKRKSFHDSDSKKHISKKKTIAKPLSSASVSTGSALFDKQNRQSTETVNSFCGTANEMPNKKISVSSKDSPGKLPHTVNKEADSNPVVSRLFVGKGVQSSGCLELSKKSEDHRQGKAETLAPVSPTETGRNTDLCEKNASHLYKNRFVSRPKPVNDEHCETRKVQAHGTKSRLDSRQLSLLSPEGPSISTHSSISTGGQMCEPRQYSTSSGVLSQCQEISTFSRLSKFKESISVPRQHMSSSKLKHSHSYSSAPTYPNSPTKAPSSSANTQSSARKQVTNDWNKSFFPTRRDKKISLVTGEAWRNSSCDSSREERPGPVHHNRALGRRHSLYESAPPLMKKTKFEAIQLRKAMTRDTTKEEGVFFSDLLKWIFVCNKFIHF is encoded by the exons ATGCAATGCAAT CTGACTGCACTGAAGGAGCTGATTGGTAGTTTGGAGAATGTAGAGAGCTTTGCAGAGATGGAAAACTTTTCTAAAGTCATACTGCAAAAATATTGGAATGGGGATTTGGATAACGTTCATCTCTTTGCATCCACAGAATATCCACAAATTATGATGAAAGTTGCTGCCACTTGCACAAAGAATGAAGACGAGAGTCCAGTGGTTCTCACGTCAGTGTCTGGAATGACCTTGGATGAGCTGAAAGAGAAGTACAGCAGCTTAATGACTAACTGCAGCTTGCCACCAGAAGCATACAAGTCTCCTTGGTTAAACATCAACAGTAATTTGGATAACATAGACAAAGTTCCTGGTGTTTCCTGGGGTCTCAAATGCACAATGGAGCAGGACAGAGGAGATATTGGTCAAAAATCGCACATGGCAGTTGGACAGGACAGTGTGCCAGGTGTTACTAATGTTTCAGAGGATTTTCAAACCAAGTCAAGTTCAGTGGtatctaaaaaaatatttgatccCACGTCTACCATTGAAAATCAAGATATGAATACAAAAAACAAGGAGGGCGTTGAAGCTCAACATTGCCATAGTACCTGTAGGGAAGTTATTGAACATATTAAGTTAAATACATCAGTTGCTACAAGTTGGGAAGGTGTGAGGAAGGATTTGGTTTCTATGTGTtcacaaactgatttaaagGCAGTACGGTTGcgaaacaaagtaaaaaatctGCAGATCAAACATCTTGAAGAACactctgtgaatattttaaaagatcCACAATACGAAGACATTTCTGATGACCCTCCAAACACAGATGAGGAATCATGCTTCCCACCATGCTCTGATTATCCCCAATATGAAGATATAAGTGATGATGAAAATTCACAGATGAATTTGGCTGTGGAGACTCCTTCACTTAAACGAGTACGTGAACCCAATAATAGGCTGTCTTTTGAAAACGAAGACTATGGACCTGTGCAGGGCCAGGCGCAAATGGAGACGGAAGTAATTTCAGATGAGGAAGCAGAGAAGCAGGTTTCATTGAAAACTGGAACATTGAATATAGCACAGCAGAGCTCTTGTCCAGGTTTTGTTGAAACTGAGGATGGTTTAGAACATCAAGCAGCGAATATCTCAAATACATGTGGTCCCTCGTCTTTCTTGATGGAGGATGATAACTGGGTTGTCATACCAATAAGCATGTCAGATCTTACATTTGAATCTGAAGATGGAATCCATGGCGACCCAGAAAAAGTTGTGCTAGaggaaaaagaaactgaaaataaagaaagacaAGATAACACAAGTCCAATGCACAGTGACTTACAGTGCCCAGATCAAAAAACAGCTACTAAGTTCTCTGTGTTAGAGGTGTTTGACACAGTTGAGAGCTTTCGACAAGCAAAAACTGAGCAGTTCTGTAGAAGGTCTGGAGTGGCATCAGGCGGGATGCCTGAAATGGCAGAAGAACCCTGTATATCTCAGAACAGGAGAGAGTCCTACTTGGAGTCAGACGATAGCTGTGACACTGAAGATAGTTGTGATTACTCTTCTGTATCAGAACGCAACTATTTAACAGTGCCCAGGCAGTTGTTGAGGTCAGCAACTCTAAACCCAGAAGCAGATGATTCTGAgtgtgaaaaagaaagtgaacaTGAGGCTACGAATGTGCAAAAAGTTCAAAACGGGAGCTCAAGCAATTTTGACTGTACACAAAAGGCGGAAGATCTGCTTGAAACCAAACCTATCTCAAAACCTGAGACTGTTACACAAGAGATCTCAGAAAAAGATGATCTAATAATTATTGATTCCTCTGACACAGACGATGAAATTGAGAAACACTGGCAAAAGGGGGCTACAAGAAACAGACGCTTTTCTTCAGGCTCTAAGGATGCAGAGTCTATCGATATAGTAAAGGATGCATGCTCTAACCCAGCATACAGTGCAAAAATGAGCAAGGGACTGATTGAAACCAATGATGGCTGTGAGAATGTTCAACATGAGACCAGCCagcaaaatatttcacaaaaagaaaGTGTAGTAATCCTCGACTCTGACACAGAGGATGAGTGTGCCCAAAAGTACAGAAAGACAGGGGTCTCCTCAGGGGTCTCCTCAGGGTCAGTGGGTGGTGGCAGTGCCAGAAAGTGTGGACATCTGAATGAAGTGAAAGGCTGCTCTGAGCATGTTCAACAAAAggccaacaaacaaacaagctcaAAAAGGAAAAGTTTCCATGATTCTGATTCTAAAAAACATATCAGCAAAAAGAAGACAATTGCAAAGCCTCTGTCATCAGCCTCAGTGAGCACTGGCAGTGCCTTGTTtgataaacaaaacagacaatcGACTGAAACTGTGAACAGTTTTTGTGGAACAGCCAATGAAATGCCCAACAAAAAAATTAGTGTGTCATCTAAAGACTCACCAGGGAAGCTGCCTCATACTGTAAACAAAGAGGCAGACTCAAACCCTGTGGTTTCTCGCCTTTTTGTTGGCAAAGGTGTCCAAAGTAGTGGTTGCTTGGAGCTTTCAAAAAAATCGGAAGATCACAGGCAGGGTAAAGCTGAAACTCTGGCTCCAGTCAGTCCCACAGAAACGGGAAGAAACACTGACCTCTGTGAAAAGAATGCATCACATTTGtacaaaaatagatttgtgTCCCGACCAAAACCTGTAAATGATGAACACTGTGAAACAAGGAAGGTTCAGGCCCATGGAACAAAATCCAGACTGGATTCAAGACAACTTTCATTACTTAGCCCAGAAGGCCCATCCATATCCACACATAGCTCAATTTCCACAGGTGGGCAAATGTGTGAACCCAGACAATACTCAACCTCCTCAGGAGTTTTGTCTCAATGTCAAGAAATTTCTACCTTCTCTAGGCTTTCTAAATTTAAGGAGAGCATATCTGTTCCTAGACAGCATATGTCTTCATCCAAACTAAAGCATTCTCACTCTTATAGCTCAGCACCAACTTATCCTAACAGTCCCACAAAAGCCCCATCAtcttctgcaaacacacagtcatcAGCAAGGAAACAAGTGACCAACGACTGGAACAAGAGCTTTTTTCCAACcaggagagacaaaaaaattagCCTGGTGACGGGGGAGGCCTGGAGAAACTCAAGCTGTGATTCAAGCAGAGAAGAAAGGCCTGGACCCGTTCACCATAATAGGGCACTTGGACGGCGGCACAGCTTGTACGAGTCTGCACCTCCCCTTATGAAGAAGACTAAGTTTGAAGCAATACAGCTGAGGAAAGCAATGACTCGGGACACCACAAAAGAGGAAGGTGTGTTCTTTTCAgatcttttaaaatggatttttgtATGTAAtaaattcatacatttttaa
- the LOC113142102 gene encoding uncharacterized protein LOC113142102 isoform X1 has translation MQSGYPQCQEGTFPVFQHLSNTDDLNSAQVSNVPVYCPPNGLQGKMVATQYSVEHSVAYGSSQEQQGNALVQQHFQVLHHQQETQASTGFQRPKCKDRECNSQPSHHQMSKKAHVTEQYIEYCPLSSLNKCVYNPPQERECSDLINYPMQQQRHLNSEGASSVACQGDGHTQSSVSVTNPLLFSLLTRNSVDLHHFKTKSTATANIVLNSATELDGQCKSQQMNSSLAAGNRETHSTTEQLSSPLPVTSQLYAHKVLPVEETNAATDDLINNFIAKKVAYYKTLKNRSYMHTKEAKLYTVQSECNSLTTSVSDKEHVENSHNCTVIEQCTTQVGHTLEEDCSKGSKANSELTLKSKEMEDCTTVASEEHSTGTKVSAVEHSKHTANNESVEQSASVNFDLPLKKHLDVAVLENCGRKLNYSNDCEDKTLESSCESFHSKCYKYLMDSIATLRYSLTALKELIGSLENVESFAEMENFSKVILQKYWNGDLDNVHLFASTEYPQIMMKVAATCTKNEDESPVVLTSVSGMTLDELKEKYSSLMTNCSLPPEAYKSPWLNINSNLDNIDKVPGVSWGLKCTMEQDRGDIGQKSHMAVGQDSVPGVTNVSEDFQTKSSSVVSKKIFDPTSTIENQDMNTKNKEGVEAQHCHSTCREVIEHIKLNTSVATSWEGVRKDLVSMCSQTDLKAVRLRNKVKNLQIKHLEEHSVNILKDPQYEDISDDPPNTDEESCFPPCSDYPQYEDISDDENSQMNLAVETPSLKRVREPNNRLSFENEDYGPVQGQAQMETEVISDEEAEKQVSLKTGTLNIAQQSSCPGFVETEDGLEHQAANISNTCGPSSFLMEDDNWVVIPISMSDLTFESEDGIHGDPEKVVLEEKETENKERQDNTSPMHSDLQCPDQKTATKFSVLEVFDTVESFRQAKTEQFCRRSGVASGGMPEMAEEPCISQNRRESYLESDDSCDTEDSCDYSSVSERNYLTVPRQLLRSATLNPEADDSECEKESEHEATNVQKVQNGSSSNFDCTQKAEDLLETKPISKPETVTQEISEKDDLIIIDSSDTDDEIEKHWQKGATRNRRFSSGSKDAESIDIVKDACSNPAYSAKMSKGLIETNDGCENVQHETSQQNISQKESVVILDSDTEDECAQKYRKTGVSSGVSSGSVGGGSARKCGHLNEVKGCSEHVQQKANKQTSSKRKSFHDSDSKKHISKKKTIAKPLSSASVSTGSALFDKQNRQSTETVNSFCGTANEMPNKKISVSSKDSPGKLPHTVNKEADSNPVVSRLFVGKGVQSSGCLELSKKSEDHRQGKAETLAPVSPTETGRNTDLCEKNASHLYKNRFVSRPKPVNDEHCETRKVQAHGTKSRLDSRQLSLLSPEGPSISTHSSISTGGQMCEPRQYSTSSGVLSQCQEISTFSRLSKFKESISVPRQHMSSSKLKHSHSYSSAPTYPNSPTKAPSSSANTQSSARKQVTNDWNKSFFPTRRDKKISLVTGEAWRNSSCDSSREERPGPVHHNRALGRRHSLYESAPPLMKKTKFEAIQLRKAMTRDTTKEEGYKWVKKPTKGDKLQFY, from the exons ATGCAATCTGGGTATCCTCAATGCCAAGAAGGGACCTTCCCTGTGTTTCAACACTTGAGTAACACCGATGATCTCAACTCAGCTCAGGTCAGCAATGTGCCAGTGTACTGCCCTCCAAATGGACTGCAAGGCAAAATGGTAGCTACTCAATATTCTGTGGAGCACAGTGTGGCTTATGGTTCATCTCAGGAGCAGCAAGGGAATGCACTTGTGCAACAACATTTTCAGGTTCTTCACCACCAACAGGAGACACAAGCAAGCACAGGATTCCAGCGGCCAAAGTGCAAGGATAGGGAATGTAATTCTCAACCAAGTCACCACCAAATGAGCAAAAAAGCACATGTCACTGAACAATACATTGAGTATTGTCCTCTAAGTTCTTTAAATAAGTGTGTTTACAATCCTCCACAAGAAAGAGAATGTTCAGATTTGATTAATTATCCTATGCAGCAGCAAAGACATTTAAATTCAGAAGGTGCCAGTTCTGTAGCATGTCAGGGGGATGGACACACTCAGAGTTCTGTGTCTGTAACAAAccctctgctgttttccttACTCACTAGAAATTCTGTAGATTTGcatcactttaaaacaaaatcaacagcAACTGCCAACATTGTACTCAACAGTGCCACTGAATTAGATGGACAATGCAAGAGTCAGCAAATGAACAGTTCACTAGCTGCTGGAAACCGTGAAACTCATTCCACCACGGAGCAGTTATCCTCACCTCTCCCTGTTACTTCTCAGCTATATGCACACAAAGTCTTGCCTGTTGAAGAAACAAACGCAGCTACCGATGACCTAATAAATAACTTTATTGCAAAAAAGGTTGCATATTATAAAACTCTGAAAAACAGAAGCTACATGCACACAAAGGAAGCAAAATTGTACACTGTCCAGTCTGAGTGCAACAGTCTCACAACCTCTGTCTCTGACAAAGAACATGTGGAAAACAGTCACAACTGTACTGTGATTGAGCAGTGCACCACTCAAGTTGGACACACCCTTGAGGAGGATTGTTCAAAGGGCAGCAAAGCAAATTCTGAGTTAACTCTCAAGTCTAAAGAGATGGAGGATTGTACTACAGTAGCATCAGAGGAGCACTCAACAGGTACAAAAGTCTCTGCTGTAGAACATTCAAAACATACCGCCAACAATGAATCTGTTGAGCAGAGTGCATCTGTAAATTTTGATttgcctttaaaaaaacacttggatGTAGCTGTGCTTGAAAATTGTGGTCGAAAACTTAATTATTCAAATGACTGTGAAGATAAAACACTTGAGAGCAGTTGTGAAAGTTTCCATAGTAAATGTTATAAGTATTTAATGGATAGCATTGCCACTCTTCGCTATTCACTGACTGCACTGAAGGAGCTGATTGGTAGTTTGGAGAATGTAGAGAGCTTTGCAGAGATGGAAAACTTTTCTAAAGTCATACTGCAAAAATATTGGAATGGGGATTTGGATAACGTTCATCTCTTTGCATCCACAGAATATCCACAAATTATGATGAAAGTTGCTGCCACTTGCACAAAGAATGAAGACGAGAGTCCAGTGGTTCTCACGTCAGTGTCTGGAATGACCTTGGATGAGCTGAAAGAGAAGTACAGCAGCTTAATGACTAACTGCAGCTTGCCACCAGAAGCATACAAGTCTCCTTGGTTAAACATCAACAGTAATTTGGATAACATAGACAAAGTTCCTGGTGTTTCCTGGGGTCTCAAATGCACAATGGAGCAGGACAGAGGAGATATTGGTCAAAAATCGCACATGGCAGTTGGACAGGACAGTGTGCCAGGTGTTACTAATGTTTCAGAGGATTTTCAAACCAAGTCAAGTTCAGTGGtatctaaaaaaatatttgatccCACGTCTACCATTGAAAATCAAGATATGAATACAAAAAACAAGGAGGGCGTTGAAGCTCAACATTGCCATAGTACCTGTAGGGAAGTTATTGAACATATTAAGTTAAATACATCAGTTGCTACAAGTTGGGAAGGTGTGAGGAAGGATTTGGTTTCTATGTGTtcacaaactgatttaaagGCAGTACGGTTGcgaaacaaagtaaaaaatctGCAGATCAAACATCTTGAAGAACactctgtgaatattttaaaagatcCACAATACGAAGACATTTCTGATGACCCTCCAAACACAGATGAGGAATCATGCTTCCCACCATGCTCTGATTATCCCCAATATGAAGATATAAGTGATGATGAAAATTCACAGATGAATTTGGCTGTGGAGACTCCTTCACTTAAACGAGTACGTGAACCCAATAATAGGCTGTCTTTTGAAAACGAAGACTATGGACCTGTGCAGGGCCAGGCGCAAATGGAGACGGAAGTAATTTCAGATGAGGAAGCAGAGAAGCAGGTTTCATTGAAAACTGGAACATTGAATATAGCACAGCAGAGCTCTTGTCCAGGTTTTGTTGAAACTGAGGATGGTTTAGAACATCAAGCAGCGAATATCTCAAATACATGTGGTCCCTCGTCTTTCTTGATGGAGGATGATAACTGGGTTGTCATACCAATAAGCATGTCAGATCTTACATTTGAATCTGAAGATGGAATCCATGGCGACCCAGAAAAAGTTGTGCTAGaggaaaaagaaactgaaaataaagaaagacaAGATAACACAAGTCCAATGCACAGTGACTTACAGTGCCCAGATCAAAAAACAGCTACTAAGTTCTCTGTGTTAGAGGTGTTTGACACAGTTGAGAGCTTTCGACAAGCAAAAACTGAGCAGTTCTGTAGAAGGTCTGGAGTGGCATCAGGCGGGATGCCTGAAATGGCAGAAGAACCCTGTATATCTCAGAACAGGAGAGAGTCCTACTTGGAGTCAGACGATAGCTGTGACACTGAAGATAGTTGTGATTACTCTTCTGTATCAGAACGCAACTATTTAACAGTGCCCAGGCAGTTGTTGAGGTCAGCAACTCTAAACCCAGAAGCAGATGATTCTGAgtgtgaaaaagaaagtgaacaTGAGGCTACGAATGTGCAAAAAGTTCAAAACGGGAGCTCAAGCAATTTTGACTGTACACAAAAGGCGGAAGATCTGCTTGAAACCAAACCTATCTCAAAACCTGAGACTGTTACACAAGAGATCTCAGAAAAAGATGATCTAATAATTATTGATTCCTCTGACACAGACGATGAAATTGAGAAACACTGGCAAAAGGGGGCTACAAGAAACAGACGCTTTTCTTCAGGCTCTAAGGATGCAGAGTCTATCGATATAGTAAAGGATGCATGCTCTAACCCAGCATACAGTGCAAAAATGAGCAAGGGACTGATTGAAACCAATGATGGCTGTGAGAATGTTCAACATGAGACCAGCCagcaaaatatttcacaaaaagaaaGTGTAGTAATCCTCGACTCTGACACAGAGGATGAGTGTGCCCAAAAGTACAGAAAGACAGGGGTCTCCTCAGGGGTCTCCTCAGGGTCAGTGGGTGGTGGCAGTGCCAGAAAGTGTGGACATCTGAATGAAGTGAAAGGCTGCTCTGAGCATGTTCAACAAAAggccaacaaacaaacaagctcaAAAAGGAAAAGTTTCCATGATTCTGATTCTAAAAAACATATCAGCAAAAAGAAGACAATTGCAAAGCCTCTGTCATCAGCCTCAGTGAGCACTGGCAGTGCCTTGTTtgataaacaaaacagacaatcGACTGAAACTGTGAACAGTTTTTGTGGAACAGCCAATGAAATGCCCAACAAAAAAATTAGTGTGTCATCTAAAGACTCACCAGGGAAGCTGCCTCATACTGTAAACAAAGAGGCAGACTCAAACCCTGTGGTTTCTCGCCTTTTTGTTGGCAAAGGTGTCCAAAGTAGTGGTTGCTTGGAGCTTTCAAAAAAATCGGAAGATCACAGGCAGGGTAAAGCTGAAACTCTGGCTCCAGTCAGTCCCACAGAAACGGGAAGAAACACTGACCTCTGTGAAAAGAATGCATCACATTTGtacaaaaatagatttgtgTCCCGACCAAAACCTGTAAATGATGAACACTGTGAAACAAGGAAGGTTCAGGCCCATGGAACAAAATCCAGACTGGATTCAAGACAACTTTCATTACTTAGCCCAGAAGGCCCATCCATATCCACACATAGCTCAATTTCCACAGGTGGGCAAATGTGTGAACCCAGACAATACTCAACCTCCTCAGGAGTTTTGTCTCAATGTCAAGAAATTTCTACCTTCTCTAGGCTTTCTAAATTTAAGGAGAGCATATCTGTTCCTAGACAGCATATGTCTTCATCCAAACTAAAGCATTCTCACTCTTATAGCTCAGCACCAACTTATCCTAACAGTCCCACAAAAGCCCCATCAtcttctgcaaacacacagtcatcAGCAAGGAAACAAGTGACCAACGACTGGAACAAGAGCTTTTTTCCAACcaggagagacaaaaaaattagCCTGGTGACGGGGGAGGCCTGGAGAAACTCAAGCTGTGATTCAAGCAGAGAAGAAAGGCCTGGACCCGTTCACCATAATAGGGCACTTGGACGGCGGCACAGCTTGTACGAGTCTGCACCTCCCCTTATGAAGAAGACTAAGTTTGAAGCAATACAGCTGAGGAAAGCAATGACTCGGGACACCACAAAAGAGGAAG GTTACAAGTGGGTAAAGAAGCCAACAAAAGGTGATAAATTACAATTTTACTGA